One window of the Staphylococcus equorum genome contains the following:
- a CDS encoding DUF2197 domain-containing protein, with product MKKVQCIICDTEVFIDQNTLEAKRLRNDPMHTFMCDECKSRLDTPKQRNQVTTYNHL from the coding sequence ATGAAAAAAGTTCAATGTATTATTTGTGATACAGAAGTATTTATCGATCAAAATACATTAGAAGCGAAAAGACTTAGAAATGATCCGATGCACACATTTATGTGTGATGAGTGTAAAAGTAGACTTGATACACCTAAACAGCGCAATCAAGTAACAACTTACAATCATCTCTAA
- the typA gene encoding translational GTPase TypA: MTNRREDVRNIAIIAHVDHGKTTLVDELLKQSGIFRENEQVDERAMDSNDIERERGITILAKNTAVNYKDNRINILDTPGHADFGGEVERIMKMVDGVVLVVDAYEGTMPQTRFVLKKALEQNLKPVVVVNKIDKPEARAEGVVDEVLDLFIELEASDEQLDFPVVYASAVNGTASLDAEKQDENMQSLYETIIDYVPAPVDNREEPLQFQIALLDYSDYLGRIGVGRVFRGTMRVGDSVSLIKLDGTVKNFRVTKIFGFFGLKREEVNEAYAGDLIAVSGMEDINVGETVTPSDHQDALPVLRIDEPTLEMTFRVNNSPFAGREGDYVTSRQIQERLDQQLETDVSLKVTPTESPDKWVVAGRGELHLSILIENMRREGFELQVSKPQVILKEIDGVKCEPFERVQCEVPQEYTGPVIESLGQRKGEMLDMVTTDNGLTRIIFMVPARGLIGYTTEFMSQTRGYGIINHTFDEFRPRVKGRIGGRRNGALVSLDQGKASAYAIMGLEDRGTNFMEPGTEVYEGMVVGEHNRDNDLTVNVTKEKNQTNVRSANKDQTVSMKRPRILTLEEALQFINDDELVEVTPENIRIRKTVLEKSAREKESKRIKQLMQEDD; the protein is encoded by the coding sequence ATGACTAATAGAAGAGAAGACGTTCGTAATATAGCTATCATCGCTCACGTTGACCATGGTAAAACAACACTAGTAGATGAGTTATTAAAACAATCAGGAATATTCCGTGAAAATGAACAAGTAGACGAAAGAGCAATGGATTCTAATGATATTGAGAGAGAACGTGGTATCACAATCCTTGCTAAAAATACAGCAGTTAACTATAAAGACAATCGAATTAATATTTTAGATACACCAGGACATGCTGACTTCGGTGGCGAAGTTGAGCGTATCATGAAAATGGTTGATGGTGTTGTACTTGTAGTAGATGCTTATGAGGGAACGATGCCACAAACACGTTTCGTATTGAAAAAAGCATTAGAGCAAAACTTAAAACCAGTTGTAGTTGTAAATAAAATTGATAAACCAGAAGCACGTGCTGAAGGTGTAGTAGATGAAGTATTAGACCTATTTATCGAGTTAGAAGCTTCTGACGAACAATTAGATTTCCCAGTCGTTTACGCATCAGCTGTAAATGGTACTGCAAGTTTAGATGCAGAAAAACAAGATGAAAATATGCAATCTTTATACGAAACAATTATCGATTATGTACCAGCACCAGTTGATAATAGAGAAGAGCCGCTACAATTCCAAATTGCACTATTAGACTATAGTGACTATTTAGGACGTATTGGTGTAGGACGTGTGTTCCGAGGAACAATGCGTGTAGGAGACAGTGTATCTTTAATTAAATTAGATGGTACTGTTAAAAACTTCCGTGTAACAAAAATCTTTGGTTTCTTCGGATTAAAACGTGAAGAAGTTAACGAAGCATATGCTGGTGATTTAATTGCCGTATCGGGTATGGAAGATATTAACGTTGGTGAAACAGTAACGCCAAGTGATCACCAAGATGCGTTACCTGTATTAAGAATTGATGAACCAACACTTGAAATGACATTTAGAGTTAACAATTCACCATTTGCAGGTCGTGAAGGCGATTATGTAACATCTCGTCAAATTCAAGAACGTCTTGATCAACAATTAGAAACAGACGTTTCATTAAAAGTTACACCAACTGAGTCACCAGATAAATGGGTTGTTGCAGGTCGTGGAGAATTACATTTATCAATCTTAATAGAAAACATGAGACGTGAAGGCTTTGAATTACAAGTATCTAAACCTCAAGTTATTTTAAAAGAGATTGATGGTGTGAAATGTGAACCGTTTGAACGTGTACAATGTGAAGTACCACAAGAATATACAGGTCCTGTAATCGAGTCATTAGGCCAACGTAAAGGTGAAATGCTTGATATGGTTACAACAGATAATGGCTTAACTCGTATTATCTTTATGGTTCCTGCTCGTGGTTTAATTGGTTATACTACAGAATTTATGTCTCAAACTCGTGGTTACGGTATCATTAACCATACATTTGACGAATTTAGACCACGTGTTAAAGGTCGTATCGGTGGCAGAAGAAATGGTGCACTTGTATCTCTTGATCAAGGTAAAGCTAGTGCTTATGCAATTATGGGCTTAGAAGACCGTGGTACAAACTTCATGGAACCTGGTACTGAAGTATATGAAGGTATGGTTGTTGGTGAACATAACCGTGATAATGACTTAACAGTTAATGTTACGAAAGAAAAGAACCAAACAAACGTACGTTCTGCTAATAAAGACCAAACTGTAAGTATGAAACGCCCAAGAATTTTAACATTAGAAGAAGCATTACAATTTATCAATGACGATGAACTTGTAGAAGTTACACCAGAAAATATTCGTATTAGAAAAACAGTGCTAGAAAAATCAGCACGTGAAAAAGAATCTAAACGTATCAAACAATTGATGCAAGAAGATGATTAA
- a CDS encoding DUF5325 family protein translates to MQQKKSKAIFWVLAVVAVVFLLLFSFSLAATNVPLMILTLILFIATFGYGFTLKKKYRENDWL, encoded by the coding sequence ATGCAACAAAAAAAATCGAAAGCAATATTCTGGGTACTTGCTGTAGTAGCTGTAGTATTCTTGCTTTTATTTAGCTTTAGTTTAGCTGCAACAAATGTTCCATTGATGATTTTAACACTTATATTATTCATTGCAACATTTGGTTACGGTTTCACTTTAAAAAAGAAATATCGCGAAAACGATTGGCTATAA
- a CDS encoding YlaN family protein: MNNAAYDQLNKDADRILQLIKVQMDNLTLPQCPLYEEVLDTQMFGLQKEVDFAVQLGLVDIEVGKDLMLRLEKELSKLHDAFTNV; this comes from the coding sequence ATGAACAATGCGGCATATGACCAGTTGAATAAAGATGCTGATAGGATTCTCCAACTTATAAAAGTACAAATGGATAATCTGACGTTACCTCAATGCCCGTTATATGAAGAAGTACTCGATACACAAATGTTTGGATTGCAAAAAGAAGTAGATTTTGCTGTTCAACTTGGTTTAGTCGATATAGAAGTGGGCAAAGATTTAATGCTACGATTAGAAAAAGAACTTTCTAAATTGCATGACGCATTTACTAATGTTTAA